In the genome of Natronomonas salina, the window CATCTGCAGGGCGGCGATGTTGTGGTGGTCGTTGAGGCCCGGGTGGATGGCGTTGTTCTGGCCCATCTTCACGCGGGACATCGACTCGACGCCGCCGGCGATGATGCAGTTCCGCTGGCCGGCGCGGACGGCGTCGGCGGCGGAGATGACGGCCTCCGCGGAGGAGGCACACCAGCGGTTGATGGTCGTCGCCGGCGTGTCCTCGCCGAGGTCGGACATCAGCGCGATGACGCGAGCCATGTTGTTGCCCTGCTCGTCGCGCTGCTGGGCGCAGCCCCACTTCAGGTCGTCGACGTCCTCGCCGGTGAGCCCGGTCTCGTCGAGGATCTTGTTGATGAGGGGGATCGAGAGGTCCTCGGAACGAACGTCCGCGAAGACGCCGTCCTCCTTGCCGAACGGCGTCCGGTACGCCTTCACCACGACGGGAGTATTGTCACTCATACACCCACTCTAGCGGTCGGTCCCACGTTAAACCTGCTATGCTGGCGTATTTTTCACGTTAAGGGCACCACCGGTTTCGACTTCTACTGTTAACCGCACAGAGGAGGGTTTTTATGTCGGCACGTGAGCATCCGCGAGGGAGCGCAGCGACCGAGCGGTTCGCGGCGACGAGGCCGGAGGCCGAGTCGCCGTAGCGAGCGCCGACTAACGCGAGCCGACCGCAGGGAGGCTCGTGGCTGGAGGCGCTCGCGCATATTTTCCCCAAGTTTTTGCCGCGGAGGCGTGTCCGCTCCCGGCGGACCGCCGGAGCGTGCAAAAAGTGGCTTTCGAATGGCTTATACACCTACCGCGGTAACGTTCCCGGGAATGAGCAGCCCCGAGCTCGACGTCGTGGAGTTTCTGTTGACTGCGTCCATCTACACGGAGAACCGAGACCTCGACGAACGCGACCTGCCGCCCCGCTACCGGCGGGTGTTCTGGGAGGACGGGGAGGTCGAGCGGCCGCTGACGACGACGACGAACACCGCGGCGGCGGCGACCGGCGTCGAGCGCCCCTGGGAGGCGGTCTCGGGGCTGATGTTCACGGACCGCGACGACTTCTCCGGGAAGATCGAGTTCACGGACCGCGAGATGGCCGAGTCGTGGCTGCTCGACCGCATCACCGCCGAGCAGCTGACCAGCAACCCGACGCTGGCGTACGCCTTCGGCGACGACCTCGGCGTCGACTACGAGGACGCCCGTGAGCAGAACCGGCCGATCCACGCCGACCGGGTCTGGATCGACTCGCTGCTCGAGGAGATGTTCGACGAGGACGAGGAGGAGATGCTCGACCTCGTGGAGATTCGCGCCCCAGAGGAGATCGAGATGACCCTCGAGGACCTCGTCCTCACCGAGGACCAGGAGAACGAGATCCACAAGGTCGTCAAGGCCATCGAGCACCGCGACTACCTCGCGGAGATCGGCCTCCGCGAGATCGGGAAGCTGCTGTTCGTCGGCCCGCCGGGCACCGGGAAGACGTCGGTCGCGCGGGCGCTCGCCCAGGACCTCGACCTGCCGTTCGTCGAGGTGAAGCTCTCGATGATCACGAGCCAGTACCTCGGCGAGACGGCCAAGAACGTCGACAAGACCTTCGAGATCGCAAAGCGGCTCTCGCCCTGCATCCTCTTCATGGACGAGTTCGACTTCGTCGCGAAGACCCGTTCGTCGGACGAGCACGCGGCCATCAAGCGCGCCGTCAACACGCTCCTGAAGTCGATCGACGAGGTGAGCCTGATCCAGGACGACGTCCTCCTCATCGGCGCGACGAACCACCCGGACCAACTCGACGCCGCCGCCTGGCGCCGCTTCGACGAGATCGTCAACTTCCCGAAGCCGGACAGTCGCATGCGCGCGGACATCCTCCGCATCGTCACCCGCCGGATGGACGTCGACGACTTCGACCCCGACGAACTCGCAGAGGCCACCGAGGGCCTGACCGGCAGCGACCTCCGGCTCGTCCTCCGGGAGGCCGTCCTCGACGCCCTCACCGAGAACCGGACGACGCTGACCCAGGCGGACATGCTCGACGCCATCGAGGACTTCGAGGAGCGTGACAACCTGAAGAACATGGACATGATCGAGGGCGACGCCGACGCCCTCGTCGCGGGCGGCTCCGACGGCCACGACCACGACCACGACCACAGCCACGATTGATGGAGGTCACGCTGCTCGGCACCGGCGACACCACCGGGACCCCGACGCCGAACTGCGAGTGCGGCACCTGTCGAGCGGCCCGCGACCGCGGCGTCGAGCGCTCCCGGTTCTCCGTCCACGTCCACAACGAGCGCACGG includes:
- a CDS encoding ATP-binding protein, with protein sequence MSSPELDVVEFLLTASIYTENRDLDERDLPPRYRRVFWEDGEVERPLTTTTNTAAAATGVERPWEAVSGLMFTDRDDFSGKIEFTDREMAESWLLDRITAEQLTSNPTLAYAFGDDLGVDYEDAREQNRPIHADRVWIDSLLEEMFDEDEEEMLDLVEIRAPEEIEMTLEDLVLTEDQENEIHKVVKAIEHRDYLAEIGLREIGKLLFVGPPGTGKTSVARALAQDLDLPFVEVKLSMITSQYLGETAKNVDKTFEIAKRLSPCILFMDEFDFVAKTRSSDEHAAIKRAVNTLLKSIDEVSLIQDDVLLIGATNHPDQLDAAAWRRFDEIVNFPKPDSRMRADILRIVTRRMDVDDFDPDELAEATEGLTGSDLRLVLREAVLDALTENRTTLTQADMLDAIEDFEERDNLKNMDMIEGDADALVAGGSDGHDHDHDHSHD